CGAGCGAGTCGATCGCCCTGTCCTGCCCGTAGATCACGAGCTTGAGATTGCGCTCGAGATTGCGCAGGACTTCTTTATCGGTGCTAGAGACGCTCTTGGCTGGAATGCGGGCCATGCGTGCGACCACGTCTTCGATGTGGCGCACCTCGACCTGCGGCTCGCGTTCGTTGACCGGCTTCAGGCGCAGACGCGCACCGGCCTCGTCGACGACATCGATCGCCTTGTCGGGCATGTGTCGTTCATTGATGTGACGCGCGGCGAGCTCCGCGGCCGCGCGGATTGCGTCGACGGAATACGTGATGCCGTGGTGCTGTTCGAAGCGCGGCTTGAGGCCCATGAGGATATCGACGGTTTCGCTCACCGACGGCTCGACGACGTCGATCTTCTGGAAGCGGCGCGCGAGCGCGTGGTCCTTCTCGAAGATGCCGCGGTATTCCTGGTACGTGGTCGACCCGATGCAGCGCAGCTCGCCGTTGGTCAGCACCGGCTTGATGAGGTTCGAGGCGTCCATGACACCGCCCGAAGCGGCTCCCGCGCCGATCACGGTGTGGATCTCGTCGATGAAGAGGATCGCGCCGGGCTGCTTCTTCAACTCCGCGATCACGCTCTTGAGGCGCTTCTCGAAGTCGCCGCGATACTTGGTGCCTGCAATCAGCGAGCCCATGTCGAGCGAGTAGATAGTGCAATCGGACAACACGTCGGGCACCTTGCCCTCGACGATCAGGCGCGCGAGGCCCTCGGCAATGGCCGTCTTGCCGACGCCGGCTTCGCCGACGTACAGCGGATTGTTCTTGCGGCGCCGGCACAGGATTTCGATCGTGCGCTCGACTTCGAGCGCCCGCCCGATCAGAGGATCGATCTTGCCGTCCTGCGCGAGCTGGTTGAGGTTGCTGGTGTACTTGTCGAGCGCGCTGCCGCCTTCACCCTCGCCGCGGTCCGACTCCGCGCCGGCCTCTTCCTTGGCGGTTTTCTCCTCGGCGATCTTCGAGAGGCCGTGAGAGACGAAATTGACGACGTCCAGGCGCGTGACTTCCGAGCGGTTCAGCAGGTGCACGGCGTGGCTCTGCTTTTCGCTGAAGATGGCGATCAGGACATTGGCGACGCCGACTTCTTTCTTGCCCGAGGACTGGACGTGAAACACCGCGCGCTGCAGGACGCGCTGGAACCCCAGCGTCGGCTGGACTTCGCGGTCTTCATCGTTGGCCAGGCGCGGGGTCGTGCGGTCGAGGTGTTCGTTGAGCGAATCCTTGAGTTTGGCGAGATCGGCGCCGCAGGCGCGCAGGATCTCGCGCACTTTCGGGGTCTCGAGGATGGACAGCAGCAGATGCTCGACCGTCAGGAATTCATGACGGGCATCGCGCGCCTTGGCAA
This sequence is a window from Pseudomonadota bacterium. Protein-coding genes within it:
- the clpA gene encoding ATP-dependent Clp protease ATP-binding subunit ClpA, whose amino-acid sequence is MLSQELEFCLNDAFAKARDARHEFLTVEHLLLSILETPKVREILRACGADLAKLKDSLNEHLDRTTPRLANDEDREVQPTLGFQRVLQRAVFHVQSSGKKEVGVANVLIAIFSEKQSHAVHLLNRSEVTRLDVVNFVSHGLSKIAEEKTAKEEAGAESDRGEGEGGSALDKYTSNLNQLAQDGKIDPLIGRALEVERTIEILCRRRKNNPLYVGEAGVGKTAIAEGLARLIVEGKVPDVLSDCTIYSLDMGSLIAGTKYRGDFEKRLKSVIAELKKQPGAILFIDEIHTVIGAGAASGGVMDASNLIKPVLTNGELRCIGSTTYQEYRGIFEKDHALARRFQKIDVVEPSVSETVDILMGLKPRFEQHHGITYSVDAIRAAAELAARHINERHMPDKAIDVVDEAGARLRLKPVNEREPQVEVRHIEDVVARMARIPAKSVSSTDKEVLRNLERNLKLVIYGQDRAIDSLAAAIKMARSGLGDQRKPVGSFLFAGPTGVGKTEVTRQLAIAMGIEFIRFDMSEYMERHTVSRLIGAPPGYVGFDQGGLLTEAIAKHPHCVLLLDEVEKAHPEVFNLLLQVMDHGTLTDNNGRKADFRHVIIVMTTNAGAFEMNRASIGFVQSDNTSDGSEAIKRLFSPEFRNRIDAIVQFAPLDMPVIERVVDKLLLEIEAQLEKKGVSIALDDAARRWLAEKGYDPKMGARPMARLMQEQIKRPLAEELLFGKLADGGHVRIGVSSDGKELKLETLPTETPALPATLQ